The following proteins are encoded in a genomic region of Amycolatopsis sulphurea:
- a CDS encoding Rossmann-like and DUF2520 domain-containing protein, whose product MERALGVSSHERPQAHAMNRPARLAVGVVSAGRVGSVLGAALARAGHTVVAASGLSAASLSRAERLLPGVPLLPPDEVVRSADLVLLALPDDALPGMVRGLAATESVRPGQIVVHTSGAYGVDVLAPAAEAGALPLALHPVLTFTGREEDLERLATASIGITAASEDEAAWHVGEALAVEMGAEPVRIPESARALYHAALAHGANHLMTLVADCTEVLRKAGIGQAERLVAPLLSAALDNVLRHGDRALTGPVTRGDLGTVRKHLDVLSAQAPQIAPAYRSLARRTAERSRDAGLLDAAAADALTDLLSDPAEGQTP is encoded by the coding sequence CTGGAACGAGCACTAGGAGTTTCGAGCCATGAGCGTCCACAGGCGCACGCCATGAACCGGCCTGCCCGTCTCGCGGTCGGGGTGGTCTCCGCCGGCCGGGTGGGCAGCGTCCTCGGCGCTGCGCTGGCCAGGGCCGGACACACCGTGGTCGCGGCCTCCGGGTTGTCCGCCGCCTCGCTGTCCCGTGCCGAACGGTTGTTGCCCGGTGTTCCGCTGCTGCCGCCCGACGAGGTCGTGCGCAGCGCCGATCTGGTCCTGCTGGCGCTGCCGGACGACGCGCTCCCCGGCATGGTGCGTGGCCTCGCCGCCACCGAGTCGGTGCGGCCCGGGCAGATCGTGGTGCACACTTCCGGCGCGTACGGCGTCGACGTACTGGCGCCGGCCGCCGAGGCGGGCGCGCTGCCGCTCGCGCTGCACCCCGTGCTCACCTTCACCGGCCGCGAAGAGGATCTGGAACGGCTGGCCACCGCGAGCATCGGCATCACGGCCGCGTCCGAGGACGAGGCGGCGTGGCATGTGGGCGAGGCGCTCGCGGTGGAGATGGGCGCCGAACCGGTCCGTATCCCGGAATCCGCTCGCGCGCTTTACCACGCGGCGCTGGCGCACGGGGCGAACCACTTGATGACACTCGTGGCCGACTGCACGGAAGTCTTGCGGAAAGCGGGGATCGGGCAGGCCGAACGCCTTGTCGCGCCACTGTTGTCGGCGGCGTTGGACAATGTGCTGCGCCACGGCGACCGGGCGCTCACCGGACCGGTCACCCGCGGCGATCTCGGAACCGTGCGCAAGCATCTCGACGTGCTCTCCGCGCAGGCCCCGCAGATCGCTCCGGCCTACCGGTCGCTGGCCCGCCGCACCGCCGAGCGCTCCCGTGACGCCGGACTGCTCGACGCGGCTGCCGCCGACGCATTGACCGATCTCCTTTCCGATCCCGCCGAAGGACAAACGCCGTGA
- the panC gene encoding pantoate--beta-alanine ligase: MTTPKFQRGTLNTFQPPEHIAQVSRALRAVGRKVALVPTMGALHDGHRELLRRAKRLPNTVVAASIFVNPLQFGAGEDFEAYPRPLEKDLESLSEAGVELAFTPKASDLYAENAIVTLNPGPLGDELEGAVRPGHFSGVLTVVAKLFNLLRPDYAFFGEKDYQQLVLVKRMVADLNIDTRVIGVPTVRERDGLALSSRNVYLTPEQREDAVVLSAALSAGAHVGREGAGAVLEVARRTLAARPRVEVDYLELRGTDLGPAPVDGEARLLVAARVGSTRLIDNVGVLLGKAVEHPSVEPDAGE, translated from the coding sequence GTGACCACACCGAAATTTCAGCGCGGCACGCTCAACACGTTCCAGCCGCCCGAGCACATCGCCCAGGTGAGCCGGGCGCTGCGCGCGGTCGGCCGCAAGGTCGCGCTGGTGCCCACCATGGGTGCGCTGCACGACGGCCACCGTGAGCTGCTGCGCCGCGCGAAGCGACTGCCGAACACGGTGGTGGCCGCGTCGATTTTCGTGAACCCGCTGCAATTCGGCGCAGGGGAGGACTTCGAGGCGTACCCGCGTCCGCTGGAGAAGGACCTGGAGTCGTTGTCCGAAGCGGGTGTCGAGCTGGCGTTCACGCCGAAGGCCTCGGATCTGTACGCCGAGAACGCGATCGTCACGCTCAACCCCGGGCCGCTCGGCGACGAACTGGAAGGGGCGGTGCGGCCGGGGCACTTCAGCGGCGTGCTGACCGTCGTGGCGAAGCTGTTCAACCTGCTTCGCCCCGACTACGCGTTTTTCGGGGAAAAGGACTACCAGCAGCTGGTGCTGGTGAAGCGGATGGTGGCCGACCTGAACATCGACACCCGCGTGATCGGGGTGCCGACCGTTCGGGAGCGTGACGGGCTCGCGCTCTCCTCGCGCAACGTCTACCTGACGCCGGAGCAACGGGAGGACGCCGTCGTTCTCTCGGCCGCGCTTTCCGCGGGCGCGCACGTCGGCCGGGAGGGGGCCGGCGCGGTGCTCGAGGTGGCGCGCCGGACACTCGCCGCCCGGCCACGGGTGGAAGTGGATTACCTGGAGTTGAGGGGAACCGACCTCGGGCCCGCGCCCGTCGACGGTGAGGCACGGCTGTTGGTCGCCGCCCGGGTGGGGAGCACCCGGCTGATCGACAACGTGGGAGTGCTGCTCGGAAAGGCTGTGGAGCATCCGAGCGTGGAACCGGACGCAGGGGAATAG
- the panD gene encoding aspartate 1-decarboxylase produces MYRTMLKSKIHRATVTQADLHYVGSVTVDEDLMDAADLLAGEQVSIVDVTNGARLETYVIKGERGSGVLGINGAAAHLVHPGDLVILISYGQMDNAEARAYEPRVVFVDGDNRIVERGVDPAYAPEGSGLLSGTVVLPEEETISFPVAETADARRLDALLHAEN; encoded by the coding sequence ATGTATCGCACGATGCTGAAATCGAAGATCCACCGGGCCACGGTGACCCAGGCGGATCTGCACTACGTGGGTTCGGTGACCGTCGACGAGGACCTGATGGACGCCGCCGATCTGCTGGCGGGCGAACAGGTGTCCATTGTGGATGTCACGAACGGGGCCCGGCTGGAGACCTACGTGATCAAGGGCGAGCGCGGCAGCGGCGTGCTCGGCATCAACGGCGCCGCCGCGCACCTGGTGCACCCCGGTGACCTGGTGATCCTGATCTCCTACGGCCAGATGGACAACGCGGAGGCGCGCGCCTACGAGCCCCGCGTGGTGTTCGTGGACGGGGACAACCGGATCGTCGAGCGCGGGGTGGACCCGGCCTACGCCCCGGAGGGTTCCGGGCTGCTCAGCGGCACCGTAGTGCTGCCGGAAGAGGAGACGATCTCTTTCCCGGTGGCCGAGACCGCCGACGCGCGCCGGCTCGACGCCTTGCTGCACGCGGAAAACTGA
- a CDS encoding type III pantothenate kinase yields the protein MLLTVDVGNTNIVLGLHDGPDLVGDWRMRTDAQMTADELALTMRGLLGPHADAITGISALSTVPAVLRELRVMLGRYYARVPKIVVEPGVRTGVPLLVDNPKEVGADRLVNTLAAHHLHATACVVVDFGTSTNVDAISARGEFLGGAFAPGIEISVDALAARAAALRKVELVRPRSVIGKNTVECLQSGILFGFAGQVDGLVRRIVRELAHDPDEPVSVIATGGLAPLVLGESETITEHVPDLTLLGLRLVYERNVR from the coding sequence TTGCTGCTCACTGTGGACGTCGGGAACACCAATATCGTGCTCGGTCTCCACGACGGGCCGGACCTCGTCGGTGACTGGCGCATGCGCACTGACGCGCAGATGACCGCGGATGAGCTGGCGCTGACCATGCGCGGCCTGCTGGGCCCGCATGCGGACGCGATCACCGGCATCAGCGCACTGTCCACAGTGCCCGCGGTACTGCGTGAGCTGCGGGTGATGCTCGGCCGCTACTACGCGCGCGTGCCGAAGATCGTGGTGGAACCGGGCGTGCGCACCGGGGTTCCGCTGCTGGTGGACAACCCGAAGGAGGTGGGCGCGGACCGGCTGGTGAACACGCTGGCCGCGCACCACCTGCACGCCACCGCCTGCGTGGTGGTCGACTTCGGCACGTCCACGAACGTCGACGCGATCTCCGCCCGCGGCGAGTTCCTCGGCGGCGCGTTCGCTCCCGGGATCGAGATCTCGGTGGACGCCCTGGCCGCCCGCGCCGCCGCGTTGCGCAAGGTGGAGCTGGTCCGGCCGCGGTCGGTGATCGGCAAGAACACCGTGGAGTGCCTGCAATCCGGCATTCTTTTCGGCTTCGCCGGGCAGGTGGACGGCCTCGTCCGGCGCATCGTGCGCGAACTCGCGCACGACCCCGACGAGCCGGTCTCGGTGATCGCCACCGGCGGCCTGGCCCCCCTCGTGCTCGGCGAGTCGGAGACGATCACCGAGCACGTACCGGACCTGACCCTGCTCGGCCTGCGGCTGGTGTACGAGCGCAACGTGCGTTAG
- a CDS encoding DMT family transporter: protein MAWLVLVFSGVLETVWAAALGAAKGFSKLWPSVLFGAALLLSMSGLAYSLREIPIGTGYAVWVGIGAVGTALYGILALNDPMTFGRIACLLLIVAGVVGLKLLH from the coding sequence ATGGCTTGGCTCGTCCTGGTCTTTTCCGGAGTCCTCGAAACCGTGTGGGCCGCCGCACTCGGCGCGGCCAAGGGCTTCAGCAAGCTGTGGCCCAGCGTGCTGTTCGGCGCCGCGTTGCTGCTCAGCATGTCCGGGCTCGCGTACTCACTGCGCGAGATCCCGATCGGCACGGGGTACGCGGTGTGGGTGGGCATCGGCGCGGTCGGCACCGCGCTTTACGGCATCCTCGCGCTGAACGATCCGATGACGTTCGGACGGATCGCTTGCCTGCTGCTGATCGTCGCGGGGGTCGTCGGGCTGAAATTGCTGCACTAA
- a CDS encoding class I SAM-dependent methyltransferase: MTDPTADAELHARRASSFGGRAAAYAEHRPDYPRTALEWGMAGAGHPVRDVLDLAAGTGKLTAGLVATGRAVTAVEPDAEMLAELTRVLPDVPAQLGRAEDIPLPDGSVDAVFVGQALHWFDLPAAFAEIHRVLRPGGVLAALWNHPDESVAWANEFSRLLHTDVNRGVADGEEHLNAAGFELFEKTEFPHSHRRTTDSLLATVSTHSALLVAEPADRARLLARARAYLDTVPETASGEFDYPLRTIVARLRRS; encoded by the coding sequence GTGACCGATCCCACTGCCGATGCGGAACTGCACGCCCGGCGCGCCTCGTCGTTCGGCGGCCGGGCCGCGGCATACGCCGAACACCGTCCCGATTACCCGCGCACCGCCCTCGAATGGGGGATGGCAGGCGCCGGCCACCCGGTACGCGACGTGCTCGATCTCGCCGCGGGTACCGGAAAGCTCACCGCCGGGCTGGTCGCGACCGGCCGCGCGGTGACGGCGGTCGAACCCGATGCGGAAATGCTCGCCGAGCTGACGCGGGTGTTGCCGGACGTACCGGCACAGCTCGGCCGGGCCGAGGACATCCCGCTGCCGGACGGCTCGGTGGACGCGGTGTTCGTCGGGCAGGCCCTGCACTGGTTCGACCTGCCCGCCGCGTTCGCCGAAATACACCGCGTGCTGCGCCCCGGCGGTGTGCTGGCGGCGCTCTGGAACCACCCGGACGAATCGGTGGCCTGGGCGAACGAGTTCTCCCGGCTGTTGCACACCGACGTGAACCGTGGCGTGGCCGACGGCGAAGAGCACCTGAACGCCGCCGGGTTCGAGCTGTTCGAAAAGACGGAGTTCCCGCACAGCCACCGGCGCACCACCGATTCGCTACTGGCCACAGTGTCCACTCACTCCGCGTTGCTGGTCGCCGAGCCGGCGGACCGCGCTCGACTGCTGGCCCGTGCTCGCGCCTACCTGGACACCGTGCCGGAAACCGCGAGCGGCGAATTCGACTATCCGTTGCGCACCATCGTGGCCCGCCTCCGGCGGAGCTGA